A genome region from Hevea brasiliensis isolate MT/VB/25A 57/8 chromosome 9, ASM3005281v1, whole genome shotgun sequence includes the following:
- the LOC110658516 gene encoding uncharacterized protein LOC110658516 — MGNRRFAQISTSDEEDEEPTPPPKTRSSMKLEGNERKRKKIKLPDEDEEKLRGGKMKKKARVETAVENTDREEEVAPQEDAKPVGEPVKLSGKGRGRRSHYDAFEFDGNRYDLEDPVLLVPEDKKQKPYVAIIKDIARTNNGSMMVTGQWFYRPEEAERKGGGSWQSRDTRELFYSFHRDEVPAESVMHKCVVHFVPIHKQLPNRKQHPGFIVQKVYDTVERKLWKLTDKDYEDNKQHEIDLLVQKTLARLGELPDIENEDNFAEPEDLSKVKRTLRKKNITPLDVSREEDVTTRTDSFKAETPGSCTGNASEYYAILEKFNALTGDTHRDKWLERLLQYIQYMCSSPNSTGNGDKVKGDSDGTDHEKEHKSQGTANGSQAKSLKSSKTFNWPDAAVPAVSALEKASHEALSSDFQKYNQKLRQLVFNLKNNALLARRLLNGELEPSKILNMSPNELKEGLTAEETARKEPEELARMQMTDACCARCNEFKVGVRDIIQAGHGDRYQLECTACGNSWYASRDEASMLTIDGPSSARSVGTAPWATAKFEEVEKKLVSPREPEKAIEVLKKTSEPYIPLMVTQRSFSKLKNEENSETAKNAE; from the exons ATGGGAAACCGGAGATTTGCGCAGATCTCCACCAGTGACGAGGAAGACGAAGAGCCAACTCCGCCGCCGAAAACTCGTTCGTCAATGAAGTTGGAAGGGAacgagaggaagaggaagaaaataaAGCTTCCTGATGAAGACGAAGAGAAATTGAGGGgagggaaaatgaaaaaaaaggcTAGGGTAGAGACAGCAGTGGAGAATACCGACCGGGAGGAGGAAGTTGCGCCGCAGGAGGATGCGAAGCCCGTCGGTGAACCAGTTAAGCTTTCGGGGAAAGGAAGAGGACGAAGGAGTCATTACGATGCTTTTGAGTTCGATGGAAACCGATACGATCTG GAGGATCCTGTTCTCTTAGTTCCTGAGGATAAAAAGCAAAAACCTTATGTGGCAATTATCAAG GATATTGCTCGGACCAATAATGGTAGCATGATGGTAACTGGACAGTGGTTTTATCGCCCTGAAGAGGCAGAAAGAAAAGGCGGAGGAAGCTGGCAGTCACGTGATACTCGGGAGCTGTTTTATAGTTTCCATCGTGATGAGGTTCCAGCAGAATCTGTAATGCACAAATGTGTGGTGCATTTTGTTCCTATTCACAAGCAACTTCCAAATCGCAAACAACATCCCGGTTTTATTGTCCAGAAAGTGTATGACACTGTAGAACGAAAGCTTTGGAAGTTAACCGATAAGGATTATGAAGACAACAAGCAGCATGAAATTGATCTTCTTGTTCAGAAAACTCTAGCACGTTTGGGGGAGCTTCCTGACATTGAAAATGAAGATAATTTTGCTGAACCAGAAGATCTCTCAAAGGTTAAAAGAACTCTTAGGAAAAAGAATATCACTCCTCTTGATGTTTCAAGGGAGGAAGATGTAACTACCAGGACTGATAGTTTTAAAGCTGAAACGCCAGGAAGTTGTACAGGCAATGCTTCAGAGTACTATGCAATCTTAGAAAAGTTTAATGCACTAACTGGAGATACCCATCGTGACAAATGGTTGGAAAGGCTTCTTCAATATATTCAATATATGTGCAGTTCTCCCAACAGCACAGGTAATGGTGATAAAGTGAAAGGTGATTCTGATGGCACCGACCATGAAAAAGAGCACAAGTCCCAGGGCACTGCAAATGGATCTCAGGCAAAGAGTCTTAAA AGTAGCAAAACTTTTAACTGGCCAGATGCTGCTGTTCCTGCTGTAAGTGCTCTGGAGAAGGCCTCACATGAAGCTCTTTCCTCTGATTTTCAGAAATATAACCAGAAGTTGCGCCAGCTGGTTTTCAACCTGAAG AATAATGCACTGCTGGCTCGGCGCTTACTTAATGGAGAGTTGGAACCTTCAAAAATACTAAATATGTCACCTAATGAATTGAAG GAGGGATTGACAGCTGAGGAGACAGCGAGAAAGGAGCCTGAGGAGTTGGCACGCATGCAG ATGACGGATGCTTGCTGCGCAAGATGCAATGAGTTCAAAGTGGGTGTAAGGGATATCATCCAAGCAGGACATGGAGATCGCTATCAG CTGGAGTGCACTGCCTGTGGTAATTCCTGGTATGCTTCCAGGGATGAAGCATCGATGCTGACAATAGATGGTCCAAGTTCTGCCAGAAGTGTAGGCACTGCACCCTGGGCAACTGCGAAATTTGAAGAGGTAGAGAAGAAGCTGGTCAGTCCCCGTGAACCTGAGAAGGCAATTGAGGTCCTCAAGAAGACTAGTGAACCATATATACCTCTCATGGTAACCCAGAGATCATTCAGCAAACTCAAGAATGAAGAGAACTCCGAAACTGCAAAGAATGCTGAATGA
- the LOC110658517 gene encoding uncharacterized protein LOC110658517, with amino-acid sequence MGKKGGAKKQPITPTLSQSSVSLREERTGKIQNKGASRNPKSLLKLEHLQKLAVWASGEASIPSLGAFFGRQFAVAREILGVSPDPSIILCQRCETILQPGFNCTVRIERTQTKARRRQKKSNTPMQNNVVYKCHFCSHQNLKRGTPKGHMKEICPPKPKPKPSAKSEPFKSMAQKSASLEKVTKSKDEIALPSPSGDPSVLNSPATPLVRSGATLLDAKRRKRTRSGSKSSEQSESNNAAEAGERTFGASSKRKRKSWTSLKEIAESNEHDSTRNITNLTVPFFI; translated from the exons ATGGGCAAGAAAGGTGGTGCCAAAAAGCAACCAATCACGCCAACTCTGTCTCAGAGTTCAGTATCGTTGAGAGAAGAAAGAACCGGTAAAATACAAAACAAAGGCGCCTCTCGTAATCCCAAGTCTTTATTGAAACTCGAGCACTTGCAAAAGCTCGCTGTATGGGCAAGCGGAGAAGCTTCAATTCCTTCTCTCGGTGCCTTTTTCGGCCGCCAATTCGCCGTAGCTCGAGAGATCTTGGGAGTTTCACCTGACCCTTCTATAATTCTGTGCCAGAG ATGTGAGACAATTCTTCAGCCTGGTTTTAACTGCACAGTGCGAATCGAAAGGACTCAAACAAAGGCAAGGCGTAGACAAAAGAAATCTAATACTCCTATGCAGAATAATGTTGTTTACAAGTGCCATTTCTGTTCACATCAGAATCTGAAGAGAGGAACTCCAAAAGGCCATATGAAAGAAATATGCCCACCTAAGCCAAAGCCAAAGCCATCTGCCAAATCAGAACCTTTCAAGTCCATGGCTCAGAAGTCTGCCAGCTTGGAGAAAGTGACAAAAAGCAAGGATGAAATAGCTTTGCCTTCGCCATCTGGGGATCCTTCTGTTTTAAACAGCCCAGCAACTCCATTAGTGAGAAGTGGAGCGACGTTATTGGATGCAAAGAGAAGAAAGAGAACTAGATCAGGATCTAAATCATCAGAGCAATCTGAAAGCAATAATGCTGCTGAAGCTGGTGAAAGAACTTTTGGTGCATCAAGTAAAAGAAAGAGAAAATCTTGGACTAGCCTGAAGGAAATTGCTGAGAGTAATGAGCATGATAGCACTCGAAACATTACTAATTTGACAGTCCCATTTTTTATATAG
- the LOC110658519 gene encoding 5-amino-6-(5-phospho-D-ribitylamino)uracil phosphatase, chloroplastic, which yields MADSIAATSLLGYRPLCRGFSVKNSSYRRKSSNLSNCRFLGSEFMGRKIVCLSPRLKDDRYVNTLIKALAMGLTKEAYSYREEKRIPRTWSYQPDNGADRKPGLWPPENRADNPSLHNPLLRQERMGCGWLGAIFEWEGVIIEDNPDLEKQAWLALSQEEGKSPPPAFILRRIEGMKNEQAISEVLCWSREPAELRRMANRKEEIYQAMQGGIYRLRSGSKEFVNVLMHYKIPMALISTRPRKTLETAIGSIGIEGYFTAIVAAEDVYRGKPDPEMFVYAAQLLKFIPERCIVFGNSNQTVEAAHDARMKCVAVASKHPMYELSAADLVVRHLDELSIVDLKNLADIESPEFGSLEPEMELEEDEDRSTGVGVDDIFW from the coding sequence ATGGCGGACTCGATTGCAGCAACATCTCTCCTTGGGTATAGACCCCTGTGCAGGGGATTTTCTGTCAAGAATTCTTCTTACAGAAGGAAATCTTCAAATTTGAGTAACTGTCGCTTCTTAGGATCAGAATTTATGGGTAGAAAGATTGTTTGTTTATCTCCAAGATTGAAAGATGATAGGTATGTGAATACATTAATTAAGGCCCTTGCAATGGGATTAACAAAAGAGGCATATTCATATAGAGAGGAGAAAAGAATACCACGCACTTGGAGTTATCAACCTGACAATGGTGCTGATCGAAAACCAGGTCTATGGCCGCCAGAAAATAGAGCAGATAACCCTTCACTGCACAACCCTTTGCTTCGACAAGAAAGGATGGGTTGTGGCTGGTTGGGTGCCATATTTGAGTGGGAGGGTGTCATCATTGAGGATAATCCTGATCTTGAGAAGCAAGCCTGGCTTGCTCTTTCACAAGAAGAAGGTAAATCCCCTCCTCCAGCTTTCATTTTAAGACGAATAGAAGGGATGAAGAACGAACAAGCAATTTCTGAAGTTCTGTGTTGGTCAAGAGAGCCAGCAGAACTGAGAAGAATGGCCAATAGGAAGGAAGAAATTTACCAAGCTATGCAAGGTGGTATATATAGATTACGGTCTGGCTCGAAGGAGTTTGTGAATGTTTTGATGCATTACAAAATACCAATGGCATTGATATCCACACGCCCTAGGAAGACTCTTGAGACTGCGATTGGAAGCATTGGGATTGAGGGGTATTTTACTGCCATTGTAGCGGCAGAAGATGTTTACAGGGGGAAGCCTGACCCAGAGATGTTTGTTTATGCAGCACAGCTTCTAAAATTTATTCCAGAACGTTGTATTGTGTTTGGGAACTCCAATCAGACTGTGGAGGCTGCCCACGATGCTCGGATGAAGTGTGTGGCTGTTGCTAGCAAGCATCCCATGTATGAGCTCAGCGCTGCAGACTTGGTGGTGAGGCATTTAGATGAGCTTTCAATTGTTGATCTCAAGAATCTTGCTGATATTGAATCACCAGAATTTGGTTCCCTTGAACCAGAGATGGAGTTGGAGGAGGATGAGGATCGGTCTACTGGTGTGGGAGTTGATGATATTTTCTGGTGA